The following coding sequences are from one Virgibacillus necropolis window:
- the chrA gene encoding chromate efflux transporter, protein MEKQTNKKNRFQILIEILFASTKLGLTSFGGPVAHLAYFKDEYIDRRKWLDEKTYTDIIALCQFLPGPASSQVGIAIGMMRGGLLGGIISWIGFTVPSIIVLIIFALLYQNFSLGDAGFIHSLKIVAVAVVLHALIGLGKKLTPDKTRLAIAIVAATVMLIYPSAWMQILLIVGAGMVGLKLFKNRAESKVKPFSVNISKKTGIISLSILVFSLIALPILTKLTDNPLVNIFDIFFRVGSLVFGGGHVVLPMIEREIVPHGLMTADQFLAGYGMAQAVPGPLFTFSSYLGTMMEGIPGAIVATIGIFLPSFLLIVAALPFLNGLRKRSSFQGILMGVNASVVGILLAAFYDPVIKSSIFDASDFALGIILFALLNIWKVPAWLIVILGVLGGYVLNIIGSL, encoded by the coding sequence GTGGAAAAACAGACTAATAAAAAGAACCGTTTCCAGATCCTTATAGAAATTCTATTCGCTTCAACTAAGTTAGGACTCACTTCATTTGGCGGTCCAGTTGCCCATTTGGCTTACTTTAAAGATGAATATATTGATCGGCGTAAATGGTTGGATGAAAAAACCTACACAGATATTATTGCCCTTTGTCAATTCCTCCCTGGTCCTGCAAGTAGCCAAGTGGGGATTGCAATAGGCATGATGCGTGGCGGGCTTCTTGGTGGGATAATATCATGGATTGGGTTTACAGTTCCCTCAATCATTGTTCTAATTATTTTTGCGTTGCTTTATCAAAACTTTTCTTTAGGAGACGCCGGATTTATTCATAGCTTAAAAATAGTAGCCGTAGCGGTTGTATTACATGCTTTGATAGGATTAGGGAAGAAATTAACACCAGATAAGACCAGACTCGCTATAGCCATTGTAGCTGCCACAGTTATGTTAATTTATCCATCAGCATGGATGCAAATTCTACTAATTGTAGGAGCAGGAATGGTGGGTCTAAAACTCTTTAAAAATAGAGCAGAGTCAAAAGTGAAACCTTTTTCTGTGAACATATCGAAGAAAACAGGAATTATTTCATTAAGTATACTTGTTTTTTCACTTATTGCACTTCCGATATTAACAAAGCTCACGGATAATCCCCTAGTGAATATATTCGATATATTTTTTAGAGTTGGGTCATTAGTTTTTGGTGGAGGACATGTAGTATTACCGATGATTGAACGAGAGATTGTGCCTCATGGTTTGATGACAGCCGATCAGTTTCTAGCCGGATATGGAATGGCTCAAGCTGTACCTGGACCATTGTTTACGTTCTCCAGTTATTTAGGAACGATGATGGAAGGAATCCCAGGTGCAATAGTAGCCACAATTGGCATATTTTTACCATCATTTTTGCTTATTGTAGCAGCTTTACCGTTTCTGAATGGATTACGTAAACGTTCTTCATTCCAAGGAATTCTGATGGGTGTTAATGCAAGTGTTGTTGGAATTTTACTTGCAGCATTCTATGATCCCGTTATAAAAAGTTCCATTTTTGATGCCTCGGACTTCGCCTTAGGTATTATATTATTCGCATTACTAAACATTTGGAAAGTACCAGCTTGGCTTATCGTCATATTAGGCGTTCTAGGTGGATATGTTCTTAACATTATTGGTTCACTATAA
- a CDS encoding PadR family transcriptional regulator, translating into MDNKVLRKLFLGFIQIHILHHAKEEAIYGSWMLEELREHGYEISAGTLYPILHTMEVDQLLKKEDVKVNGKIRKYYQITSKGEEVLNEARAKAYELFKEIN; encoded by the coding sequence TTGGATAATAAAGTGCTCAGAAAATTGTTTTTGGGATTCATTCAAATCCATATTCTGCATCATGCAAAAGAAGAAGCAATCTATGGTTCTTGGATGTTAGAAGAATTGCGTGAACATGGCTATGAAATCAGTGCGGGGACACTATATCCAATTCTTCACACCATGGAAGTGGATCAATTATTGAAAAAGGAAGATGTAAAAGTGAATGGAAAAATAAGAAAGTACTATCAGATTACAAGTAAGGGTGAAGAAGTGCTAAATGAAGCCCGAGCAAAAGCATATGAACTTTTTAAAGAAATTAACTAA
- a CDS encoding type IA DNA topoisomerase translates to MRLILAEKPSVAKNIADALKIKDKKDGYFEGNGFIITWAFGHLLQLFDAKDYESKMARWKMDNFPFIPEEFKYKVKSNPRNRDVADSGARKQLKIIQYLMRRNDVELVISACDYDREGQVIGDSIINNLKPNKPVYRLLINEWTPDEVRRGIDQMKPNELMQPLQDAGISRQWADWVIGINLTSVATLKYQKGSGKALNIGRVLLPTLKIIYDRDKEIENFVPENYYKLTATFQTVDNNAFQGTYTEGKTEKFKEKQLLESIQNQLSDKQAIIIDKQVEKKKEFPPFLFNLSNLQGYITNKYNGWTSDKVLKVAQSLYEKKFITYPRTSSTALDDSLVGKAANVLKTLSESLPYKDEIKFMKSKRVFNSAKVESHSAIIPTYMKPSRLSGDQQLVYTAIKNRFIMQFMPIALYEETKLITKVSDIEAKGLFHSKGKVQLVEGWKKVEKIQSKDILLPLVQKSDQVNVVDSEVSSHVTKPPKSHTEKTLLRVMETCGKGIKEDDVEEIMGGVLTGFSIGTPATRAETIKKLKDVGYITAQNKNLASTELGTKLVETFPVHEIFDLEFTGRLEKTLADIEKGSVMKDEFLRVVFDFTRKSVETIRVDQAGIINQLTSTTISREPLGKCPQCDGTIIEGKKGFGCSNWKSGCKFVIWKNDKYLATMKKKPTKTMVKSLLTNGTAYVKGLASKKGNKFNAYLHYEKNPSNDYFSWRMEFKK, encoded by the coding sequence TTCAAATACAAAGTAAAAAGTAATCCGCGAAATAGGGATGTAGCCGATAGTGGAGCTCGGAAACAATTGAAAATTATTCAGTATTTGATGCGCAGAAATGATGTTGAGCTAGTCATCTCTGCCTGCGATTATGACAGGGAAGGACAAGTTATAGGAGACAGCATTATCAATAATTTGAAACCAAATAAACCTGTATATCGATTATTGATTAACGAATGGACTCCGGATGAAGTACGAAGAGGTATCGATCAAATGAAGCCAAACGAGTTAATGCAGCCTTTGCAAGATGCAGGCATCAGCAGGCAGTGGGCTGATTGGGTAATCGGGATTAATTTGACATCAGTTGCAACATTGAAATATCAAAAAGGAAGCGGAAAAGCTCTGAATATAGGCAGGGTTTTACTGCCAACTTTAAAAATTATTTATGATCGAGATAAGGAAATAGAAAACTTTGTTCCTGAAAACTATTACAAATTAACAGCTACCTTTCAAACGGTTGATAACAATGCGTTTCAGGGTACATACACGGAAGGGAAGACAGAAAAGTTCAAGGAAAAGCAACTCCTAGAATCTATCCAAAATCAACTTTCCGATAAACAAGCAATTATTATTGATAAACAAGTTGAGAAGAAGAAAGAATTCCCGCCATTTCTGTTTAACCTATCTAATCTACAAGGTTACATTACCAATAAATATAATGGATGGACGTCAGATAAAGTGTTGAAGGTTGCCCAGTCATTATATGAAAAGAAGTTTATTACGTATCCGCGTACGTCAAGTACAGCACTGGATGATAGTCTAGTAGGAAAAGCGGCAAACGTTTTAAAGACGCTTTCAGAAAGTCTACCCTATAAAGATGAAATCAAGTTCATGAAATCAAAGCGCGTATTTAATAGTGCAAAAGTTGAAAGTCACAGTGCGATTATTCCTACTTACATGAAGCCTTCTCGTTTGAGTGGTGACCAACAATTAGTCTATACAGCGATTAAAAATCGTTTTATCATGCAATTCATGCCTATAGCTTTATATGAAGAAACAAAGTTAATTACAAAAGTATCCGATATAGAGGCAAAGGGGTTATTCCATTCCAAGGGTAAGGTCCAACTAGTGGAAGGGTGGAAGAAGGTTGAGAAAATCCAGTCGAAGGATATATTGCTACCTCTCGTCCAGAAAAGTGACCAAGTAAATGTGGTAGATTCAGAGGTTTCTAGTCATGTTACCAAACCACCGAAGAGCCATACGGAAAAAACCTTGCTTCGGGTCATGGAAACGTGCGGAAAAGGGATAAAGGAAGATGATGTCGAGGAAATAATGGGCGGTGTCTTAACTGGATTCAGCATTGGTACCCCAGCAACCAGAGCAGAAACGATTAAAAAGCTAAAAGATGTAGGGTATATCACCGCTCAAAATAAAAATCTAGCAAGTACAGAACTTGGAACAAAACTGGTAGAAACCTTTCCTGTTCACGAGATATTTGACTTGGAATTTACAGGACGTCTGGAAAAAACATTAGCAGATATCGAAAAAGGTTCAGTAATGAAAGATGAATTTTTACGTGTTGTTTTTGACTTCACCAGGAAATCAGTTGAAACGATTAGAGTTGATCAAGCGGGGATTATCAATCAATTAACATCAACTACAATCTCAAGAGAACCCCTTGGAAAATGTCCACAATGTGACGGTACGATTATTGAAGGCAAAAAAGGGTTCGGATGTAGTAATTGGAAGAGTGGATGCAAATTTGTTATTTGGAAGAATGATAAATACCTGGCAACGATGAAGAAAAAGCCAACGAAAACAATGGTAAAATCCTTATTGACTAATGGAACTGCGTATGTGAAAGGTTTAGCAAGTAAAAAAGGCAATAAATTTAATGCATATTTACATTATGAAAAGAACCCGTCTAACGATTATTTCAGTTGGAGAATGGAGTTTAAGAAGTAG
- a CDS encoding aspartyl-phosphate phosphatase Spo0E family protein, giving the protein MKTKLMQSINTKRQEMIHLAMNKGFTNKETVKCSKELDSLLDLHMKVKTTTPLYSSSSIG; this is encoded by the coding sequence GTGAAAACAAAATTAATGCAGTCTATTAACACAAAAAGACAAGAAATGATCCATTTGGCAATGAACAAAGGATTTACCAACAAGGAAACAGTGAAATGTAGTAAAGAACTTGACAGCCTACTTGATTTACATATGAAGGTTAAGACTACAACGCCTCTTTACTCTTCCTCCTCAATTGGTTAA